From a region of the Rathayibacter sp. VKM Ac-2804 genome:
- a CDS encoding glucose-1-phosphate adenylyltransferase, whose product MQSKKIFGIVLAGGEGKRLMPLTADRAKPAVPFGGQYRLIDFALSNLINSGLTQIVVLTQYKSHSLDRHVSQTWTLSGLLNSYVASVPAQQRLGKRWFSGSADAILQSLNLIRDEKPDIVVVVGADHVYRMDFSQMIEAHIKSGAKATVAAIRQPIELADQFGVIQLAGDEAGDGIVPTKIAEFLEKPKDAVGLADSPHEVLASMGNYVFDADALIDAVIRDGELSTSDHDMGGDIIPDFVARGEAGVYDLKLNEVPGSTDRDRYYWRDVGTIDSFFEAHQDLISALPVFNLYNQQWPIFSSQLNSPPAKIVRDGKGNLGTTVDSVVSLGTVISGAHIERSVVGPWAVIESNATVSDSVVFDKVRIGPDAVVARAILDKDVVVEPGARVGVDHDHDRERGFTVTESGITVVGKGVVVRP is encoded by the coding sequence TGCCCCTCACGGCCGACCGGGCCAAGCCCGCAGTGCCGTTCGGCGGCCAGTACCGTCTGATCGACTTCGCGCTGTCCAACCTCATCAACTCGGGTCTGACCCAGATCGTGGTGCTGACGCAGTACAAGTCGCACTCGCTCGACCGCCACGTCTCGCAGACCTGGACGCTGTCGGGGCTGCTCAACTCCTACGTCGCGTCCGTCCCGGCGCAGCAGCGGCTCGGCAAGCGCTGGTTCAGCGGCTCGGCCGACGCGATCCTGCAGAGTCTCAACCTGATCCGCGACGAGAAGCCCGACATCGTCGTCGTGGTCGGCGCGGACCACGTCTACCGCATGGACTTCTCGCAGATGATCGAGGCGCACATCAAGTCGGGCGCCAAGGCGACCGTCGCGGCGATCCGCCAGCCGATCGAGCTGGCCGACCAGTTCGGCGTCATCCAGCTCGCCGGCGACGAGGCGGGCGACGGCATCGTCCCGACCAAGATCGCGGAGTTCCTCGAGAAGCCCAAGGACGCGGTCGGCCTCGCCGATTCGCCGCACGAGGTCCTCGCTTCGATGGGCAACTACGTCTTCGACGCCGACGCGCTGATCGACGCGGTCATCCGCGACGGCGAGCTCTCCACCTCCGACCACGACATGGGCGGCGACATCATCCCCGACTTCGTCGCGCGCGGCGAGGCCGGCGTCTACGACCTCAAGCTCAACGAGGTCCCCGGCTCCACCGATCGCGACCGCTACTACTGGCGCGACGTGGGGACGATCGACTCGTTCTTCGAGGCGCACCAGGACCTCATCTCGGCGCTGCCCGTCTTCAACCTCTACAACCAGCAGTGGCCGATCTTCTCGTCGCAGCTGAACTCACCGCCCGCGAAGATCGTGCGCGACGGCAAGGGCAACCTCGGCACGACCGTCGACTCGGTGGTCTCGCTGGGCACCGTCATCTCCGGCGCGCACATCGAGCGCAGCGTCGTCGGCCCGTGGGCGGTCATCGAGTCGAACGCCACGGTCTCCGACTCGGTCGTCTTCGACAAGGTCCGGATCGGCCCGGACGCCGTGGTCGCCCGCGCTATCCTCGACAAGGACGTCGTCGTCGAGCCCGGCGCGCGAGTCGGCGTGGACCACGACCACGACCGCGAGCGCGGGTTCACCGTCACCGAGTCGGGCATCACCGTCGTCGGCAAGGGCGTCGTCGTCCGCCCGTAG
- a CDS encoding DUF3099 domain-containing protein, which yields MKSRESLTSLPPSPSAARRSRAIKYSIAMGIRMVCVICLIFAQGWWLLFFALGAIVLPYFAVVLANVGSAGESGTVERPGAIVLSRPVPPYVPPTAHDAAPSADVPEGGDPTEGRR from the coding sequence GTGAAATCACGCGAATCGCTCACCTCCCTCCCGCCGTCGCCCAGTGCCGCGCGTCGCTCCCGCGCGATCAAGTACTCCATCGCCATGGGCATCAGGATGGTCTGCGTGATCTGCCTGATCTTCGCCCAGGGCTGGTGGCTGCTCTTCTTCGCGCTCGGCGCGATCGTGCTCCCCTACTTCGCCGTCGTGCTCGCCAACGTCGGCAGCGCCGGTGAGAGCGGCACGGTGGAGCGTCCCGGCGCGATCGTGCTGTCCCGGCCCGTGCCGCCGTACGTCCCGCCGACCGCGCACGACGCGGCTCCCTCCGCCGACGTGCCCGAGGGCGGCGACCCGACCGAGGGACGACGGTGA
- a CDS encoding SatD family protein yields MFDSSVVAVVLDLVDSREIAERSVVQREIERGFAEVDAAVPAVEPLHPTVGDEFQAVYASVSAALGATLQARLVLPPGVDCRVGLGRGEIRVVGSGVAGDLQDGPGWWRARAAIERAHALEDGAVPTARGWFIGSDSPDAQEAAVNAYLLARDALVGEMSDRDRRLVLGTARGLPQKVLAEQESITQSAVSQALRRAGAGALLTGARLLADAC; encoded by the coding sequence ATGTTCGACTCCTCCGTCGTCGCGGTAGTGCTCGACCTCGTCGACTCGCGCGAGATCGCCGAGCGATCCGTCGTTCAGCGCGAGATCGAGCGCGGCTTCGCGGAGGTCGACGCGGCGGTCCCCGCTGTCGAGCCGCTGCACCCCACGGTGGGCGACGAGTTCCAGGCGGTCTACGCCTCCGTCTCGGCAGCGCTCGGTGCGACGCTCCAGGCGCGGCTCGTGCTGCCGCCGGGGGTGGACTGCCGGGTCGGCCTCGGCCGCGGCGAGATCAGGGTGGTCGGCTCGGGCGTCGCCGGCGATCTGCAGGACGGGCCCGGCTGGTGGCGCGCGCGAGCGGCCATCGAGCGGGCGCACGCCCTCGAGGACGGTGCGGTGCCGACGGCGCGCGGCTGGTTCATCGGCTCGGACTCGCCCGACGCGCAGGAGGCCGCGGTGAACGCCTACCTCCTCGCCCGTGACGCCCTCGTCGGCGAGATGAGCGACCGCGACCGGCGGCTCGTGCTCGGCACGGCGCGCGGTCTGCCGCAGAAGGTCCTGGCCGAGCAGGAGTCGATCACGCAGTCCGCGGTGTCGCAGGCGCTGCGCCGCGCGGGTGCCGGGGCCCTGCTCACCGGTGCGCGGCTGCTGGCGGACGCGTGCTGA
- the fabG gene encoding 3-oxoacyl-ACP reductase FabG — protein sequence MTTPRTVLVTGGNRGIGYAIAEEFVAAGHRVAVTARSGSGPEGSFTVVADVTDAASIDAAFSQIEAELGPVEVVVANAGITRDMLLLRMSEEDFTSVIDTNLTGAFRVVKRASKAMLKQRFGRIVLISSVVGLYGGPGQINYSSSKAALVGFARSLTRELGARNITANVVAPGFIETDMTAELPAEQQAEYRKSIPLARYGTAAEVAKVTRWLAGDEADYISGAVIPVDGGLGMGH from the coding sequence ATGACCACGCCGCGCACCGTCCTCGTCACCGGGGGCAACCGGGGGATCGGCTACGCCATCGCCGAGGAGTTCGTGGCGGCGGGTCACCGGGTCGCGGTCACCGCCCGCTCCGGCTCGGGTCCCGAGGGGTCCTTCACCGTCGTCGCGGACGTCACCGACGCCGCCTCCATCGACGCCGCCTTCTCGCAGATCGAGGCCGAGCTCGGCCCGGTCGAGGTCGTCGTCGCGAACGCCGGCATCACCCGCGACATGCTGCTGCTGCGCATGTCCGAGGAGGACTTCACCTCCGTCATCGACACCAACCTCACCGGGGCCTTCCGGGTCGTCAAGCGGGCGTCGAAGGCGATGCTCAAGCAGAGGTTCGGCCGCATCGTCCTGATCTCGAGCGTCGTCGGCCTCTACGGCGGCCCCGGCCAGATCAACTACTCCTCGTCGAAGGCCGCGCTGGTCGGCTTCGCCCGGTCGCTGACCCGCGAGCTCGGCGCCCGCAACATCACGGCGAACGTCGTCGCGCCCGGCTTCATCGAGACCGATATGACGGCGGAGCTCCCGGCGGAGCAGCAGGCGGAGTACCGCAAGAGCATCCCCCTGGCCCGCTACGGCACGGCCGCCGAGGTCGCGAAGGTGACGCGCTGGCTCGCCGGCGACGAGGCGGACTACATCTCCGGCGCGGTCATCCCCGTCGACGGCGGCCTCGGGATGGGGCACTGA
- the serB gene encoding phosphoserine phosphatase SerB — protein MSEPLRTPARFLVVVDADSTLLQDEVIELLAAHAGSEERVAAITERAMHGEIDFGESLRERVGTLAGVLDDVCAGVSGRVRVTPGVEELIAGIHAAGGRIGVVSGGFHEVLDPVAGALGLDFVRANRLGSRDGRLTGAVEGPVIDAAAKAAALCEWAALSGVPLERAIAVGDGANDLEMMQVAGLAVAFNAKPVVRERADLVIDGLDLSQLLPVLGLRG, from the coding sequence TTGAGTGAGCCGCTGCGCACACCCGCCCGCTTCCTGGTCGTCGTCGACGCCGACTCGACGCTGCTGCAGGACGAGGTGATCGAGCTCCTCGCCGCCCACGCGGGCTCCGAGGAGCGCGTCGCCGCGATCACCGAGCGCGCGATGCACGGCGAGATCGACTTCGGCGAGAGCCTGCGCGAGCGCGTCGGCACCCTCGCCGGCGTCCTCGACGACGTCTGCGCCGGAGTGAGCGGGCGCGTCCGGGTCACCCCAGGGGTGGAGGAGCTGATCGCCGGCATCCACGCCGCCGGTGGTCGGATCGGCGTCGTCTCGGGCGGCTTCCACGAGGTGCTTGACCCGGTCGCCGGAGCGCTCGGCCTCGACTTCGTCCGCGCGAACCGGCTCGGCAGCCGCGACGGCCGCCTCACCGGCGCCGTCGAGGGTCCCGTGATCGACGCCGCCGCGAAGGCCGCCGCCCTCTGCGAATGGGCCGCCCTGTCCGGGGTCCCGCTCGAGCGGGCGATCGCGGTCGGCGACGGCGCGAACGACCTCGAGATGATGCAGGTCGCGGGTCTCGCCGTCGCCTTCAACGCGAAGCCCGTGGTCCGCGAGCGCGCCGACCTCGTCATCGACGGCCTCGATCTCAGCCAGCTGCTGCCGGTCCTCGGCCTGCGCGGCTGA
- a CDS encoding SURF1 family protein, producing the protein MSATATRPSWRFAFSRRWFGYLALTIVFAVACVLLSRWQVARLDEAASTNRLVTANWNADPVALDGLLPAEAGWDDALEYRPVEVSGVYETEGQTLVRNRPYNGNPGFEILTPLRLADGSVFVVDRGWVPVGSEQDSPDVVPAPPEGEVTVTARLKPGEGRIEGRGAPAGQIATIQLDDLSDQLDEPLRTTGYGLLVQEDPAPIEERPLAAIKPVADEGLHISYAIQWVLFAIMGFGGLAWAIRHEYRIRNADDPEVIAAEERREQRRLRRGRTDAEIEDELLDAR; encoded by the coding sequence GTGAGCGCCACGGCGACGCGGCCGTCCTGGCGCTTCGCCTTCTCGCGCCGCTGGTTCGGCTACCTGGCGCTCACGATCGTCTTCGCCGTGGCCTGCGTGCTGCTCTCGCGCTGGCAGGTCGCCCGCCTCGACGAGGCCGCGAGCACCAACCGGCTCGTCACCGCCAACTGGAACGCGGACCCCGTCGCGCTCGACGGCCTCCTCCCCGCGGAGGCGGGCTGGGACGACGCCCTCGAGTACCGGCCGGTCGAGGTCTCCGGCGTCTACGAGACCGAGGGCCAGACCCTCGTCCGCAACCGGCCCTACAACGGCAACCCCGGCTTCGAGATCCTCACCCCGCTGCGCCTCGCGGACGGCAGCGTCTTCGTGGTCGATCGCGGCTGGGTCCCAGTCGGCTCCGAGCAGGACTCCCCCGACGTCGTCCCGGCCCCGCCGGAGGGCGAGGTCACGGTGACCGCCCGCCTGAAGCCGGGCGAGGGCCGCATCGAGGGCCGCGGCGCCCCCGCCGGTCAGATCGCCACGATCCAGCTCGACGACCTCTCGGACCAGCTCGACGAGCCGCTGCGCACCACCGGCTACGGACTGCTGGTCCAGGAGGACCCCGCGCCGATCGAGGAGCGGCCGCTCGCCGCGATCAAGCCGGTCGCCGACGAGGGCCTGCACATCAGCTACGCGATCCAGTGGGTGCTGTTCGCGATCATGGGCTTCGGCGGTCTCGCCTGGGCGATCCGGCACGAGTACCGGATCCGCAACGCGGACGACCCCGAGGTCATCGCCGCCGAGGAGCGCCGCGAGCAGCGCCGCCTCCGCCGCGGACGCACGGACGCCGAGATCGAGGACGAGCTGCTCGACGCCCGCTGA